In the genome of Aureimonas sp. OT7, one region contains:
- a CDS encoding endonuclease/exonuclease/phosphatase family protein translates to MSWGIVLACLTLVLVIATALSFLRVAHGFVRVFSFPRLQVLLATLVLLAFSILMPADGWISPVASACLVAVAIAQIVPIVQFTPLKKAQSQDFDGPDDDPSVVSILSFNVKQSNRHYDRALAVAAAADADIALFMEVDSGWAKGLEPLADRYDHVVSHPLDNSYGMILYSRLPLSDVAVRELVMDDIPSIIATVSLRNQDRFRLYCVHPEPPVPVVDSYGRDAELVTVAGLVRDDTLPCIVTGDLNDVAWSHTTRLFQRISRLLDPRVGRGFYSTFDARFFFIRWPLDHLFHDARFRLAGIRRLDRAGSDHFPILFRLALGKVEMAGERPEQMDKADREEARELRREGVKLERDPVGTDWES, encoded by the coding sequence ATGAGCTGGGGCATCGTGCTGGCCTGCCTGACGCTTGTGCTCGTCATCGCCACCGCGCTTTCATTCCTGCGGGTGGCGCATGGCTTCGTCCGCGTCTTTTCGTTTCCCCGCCTGCAGGTTCTCCTGGCAACCCTGGTGCTGCTGGCCTTTTCCATCCTCATGCCCGCCGATGGCTGGATAAGCCCGGTCGCATCCGCATGCCTGGTCGCCGTCGCCATAGCGCAGATCGTGCCCATCGTGCAGTTCACGCCGCTGAAGAAGGCGCAGTCACAGGACTTCGACGGGCCGGACGACGATCCGTCCGTCGTCTCGATCCTGTCCTTCAACGTCAAGCAGTCGAACCGGCATTACGACAGGGCGCTGGCCGTCGCCGCTGCCGCTGATGCCGACATCGCCCTCTTCATGGAGGTGGATTCCGGCTGGGCGAAGGGGCTGGAGCCCCTCGCCGACCGGTATGACCATGTTGTCTCCCATCCGCTCGACAACAGCTACGGGATGATCCTCTATTCGCGCCTGCCGCTCAGCGATGTCGCGGTTCGCGAGCTGGTGATGGACGACATTCCATCCATCATCGCCACGGTAAGCCTGCGCAACCAGGACCGCTTCCGCCTGTATTGCGTCCATCCGGAGCCACCGGTCCCGGTCGTGGATTCCTACGGACGCGACGCGGAACTCGTGACGGTGGCCGGACTTGTCCGCGACGACACCTTGCCCTGCATCGTCACGGGCGATCTCAACGACGTCGCCTGGTCGCATACGACGCGGCTCTTCCAGCGCATCTCAAGGCTGCTGGACCCGCGTGTCGGGCGCGGCTTCTATTCCACCTTCGACGCCCGCTTCTTCTTCATCCGCTGGCCGCTGGACCACCTGTTCCACGATGCCCGCTTCCGCCTGGCCGGCATCAGGCGGCTGGACCGGGCAGGCTCGGACCATTTCCCCATCCTGTTCCGTCTGGCGCTGGGCAAGGTCGAGATGGCCGGGGAGCGGCCCGAACAGATGGATAAGGCCGACAGGGAGGAGGCGCGCGAGCTGCGGCGGGAAGGCGTAAAACTCGAGCGTGACCCGGTCGGCACCGACTGGGAGAGCTGA